The Cottoperca gobio chromosome 5, fCotGob3.1, whole genome shotgun sequence region TTGATGACAGCCCCTCTGTAGAGATAAGTCAAGAACATGCAGACACTTTAAAGCACACAGCTCTCATTACAGTCAGTGGTGCTGCCAGCGGATCTCCTCTTCAGTTCCCGGCCCTCTGTctggtggtgggggtggggcTGGTCCCCCTGTGACTGCTGCCCTGGCTCCTGCTGCTTGACGTCATCCCACCCCTGACTCCTCTCAGGCTCCACCTGGAGGTAGGCGCGAACACGGTGTTGCTGAGCCACAGCGCCGCTCAAGTCAATGACGCGACACTCGTACGTGCCCTCATCTGACGGCTTGACACTGGAGAGACGGAGCTTGTGGGAGATGTTGCTGCCGGCCACTTTTACCACCTAATGGGGACACAAGATGATGTATTCTTATTTAAAGGTGGTTAAtggtaaacatacagtaaaatatattctatatcaTTTTAAACTCCTTAATTGTGGTTAAAGAAATTTTCAcctccaaaatgaccatttgtatatcaattacctACACCGTGGTACCTTTATTTCTTTAagaaagtttgtttttctcaaatTGCTCCATGGTGAACGTAGAATCCAAAAGCTGAAcaagtcttgatgaattaaagtaaagtaagtgcAGTaaatactgcacgagttgtgtgagagtttgttaaCAGATGTTtggatatagttttgctgttgttaaaggTTGCCCCGATTTACTGTagttcatcaagacttttcttcgTTTTTGGATTCTACGTTCACCAGGGAGGCATtcgagaaaaaataaatgttcttcaaGAATTACccggggtgagtaattgatacacaaatgatcattttttgGGTGAAGTatctaataaataaagtatctatctatctatctatctatctatctatctatctatctatctgtctgtctgtctgtctgtctgtctgtctgtctgtatgtctgtctgtctgtctttctgtctgtatgtctgtctggctgtctatctatctgtctgtctgttctgtctgtctgtctgtctgtctgtctgtctgtatgtctgtctggctgtctatctgtctgtctgtctgtctgtctgtctgtctggctgtctatctgtctgtctatctgtctgtctgtctgtctgtctgtctgtctgtctgtctgtctgtctgtctggctgtctatctgtctgtctgtctgtctggctgtctatctgtctgtctgtctgtctgtctgtctgtctgtctgtctgtctgtctgtctatctatctatctattcctTTAAGAGTTAATGAAACTCCTGTGAAcgaataatataaatatttcttgTAAAAGCTTGGATGTCTTTTATattcattataaaaaaatatatatttgtgcttGTTGTTGACGCAACATAAAACTTACACTAATCTTGGTGGCGTCTTTGGAAGATTCCTCCAGGGGTACAACCTGCACAGAAATATGGAGGATGCATTAGCAACAGAACGCTGATCGAAGATGCATCTCATGCTAAAAATGACTCATTTCATTTTACAACAGCAAAACATTGCAGtggaaaaacatgttgtgatgtTTTCAGCAGTCTTTTCCTAACAAAGATTCCTTGTAGTTACCATTTTCTCTGGTGGTTGagttttatgtatgtatgtgtgcgtggGTAC contains the following coding sequences:
- the vstm2lb gene encoding V-set and transmembrane domain-containing protein 2-like protein gives rise to the protein MGAFGVITGILQYVGLYIQLNAALNVGHGEVDNHISGNALFTEVPHNIMTQSGEDVEMACSFRGAGSPSYSLEIQWWYIKDHRDWQEKPAQITSNVVPLEESSKDATKISVVKVAGSNISHKLRLSSVKPSDEGTYECRVIDLSGAVAQQHRVRAYLQVEPERSQGWDDVKQQEPGQQSQGDQPHPHHQTEGRELKRRSAGSTTDCNESCVL